The segment GGTGTCATACTGAGCGAGGTGAAGAAGCAGTTCGGCAACGTCGCCGTCATCAAGGGCGTCGATCTGGAGATTGCCGACGGGGAATTCTGCGTGTTCGTCGGCCCCTCGGGATGCGGAAAGTCGACGCTCCTGCGCTCGATCGCGGGGCTCGAGGAGATTTCGTCCGGGACTATGCGGATCGGAGGCGCCGACATGACCAATGTCGGACCGTCCGACCGGGGCGTGGCCATGGTGTTCCAGTCCTATGCACTATACCCGCATATGACGGTCGCCGAGAATGTCGGGTTTGGCCTGCGGATGACGGGCCATCCGAAGGCCGAGATCGAGCGGCGCACCGCCAGGGCGGCGGCCATGCTGCAACTTGAGCCGCTGCTGCAGCGCAAGCCGTCGCAATTGTCGGGCGGGCAGCGGCAGCGTGTCGCCATCGGTCGCGCCATCGTGCGCGATCCGAAAGTGTTTCTCTTCGACGAGCCACTGTCCAATCTCGACGCCGCGTTACGCGTGCAGATGCGAACCGAGATCACCAAGCTGCATCAGGACCTCGGCGTCACCATGATCTACGTCACGCACGACCAGGTCGAGGCGATGACCATGGCTGACCAGATCGTGGTTCTGAGCGCTGGGCGCATCGAGCAGGCAGGCTCGCCCCTGGAGCTCTACCACCGGCCGCGAAACATGTTCGTGGCCGGCTTCATCGGCTCGCCCAAGATGAATTTCATAAAGGTATCGGCGGAGCGGGTGGGGCCGCGGCTGGCCGTCGACCTCCCCGGCGGCGTGGCATTGACGCTCGACGTGGCCGGCTCGGCGGCGGCGACGCGCCCGCCGGCGGTGCTCGGAGTGCGTCCCGAACACCTGACCATCGGTGGATCGAGCTCGGTGAGCCTGGAAGGCAAGGTGCGCCTTGCCGAATATCTCGGCTCGGAAACCATGTTCTACCTGACGCTTGCCGACGGAACCGAGCTTACGATCAAGGCCGACGGGTTGATGAGCAGCAAGATCGGATCGTCGCTCAAGGTCGGAATTCCCGCAGCTGCCTGCCATCTTTTCGATGACGCGGGCGAGGCGATCCTCAATGGAGACCTGACGCGATAATGCTTGGCGTCTGCTATTATCCAGAGCACTGGCCGGAGGCCTGGTGGGCCGAAGACGCGCGCCGCATGCGCGCTCTTGGCATATCCTACGTACGCATCGGCGAGTTCGCCTGGTCCAGGCTCGAACCAAAGCGAGGCGCTTATGATTTTGCCTGGCTGGAGCGCGCCATGGACACGCTGGCCGGGGCGGGTCTGAAGATCGTGCTGGGCACGCCGACGGCGACTCCGCCCAAATGGCTGATGGACGAATATCCGGACATTGCGCCTGTCGACGAGCAGGGCCGCGTCCGCGGCTTCGGTTCGCGCCGGCACTACACGTTTTCGTCCGAGAGCTGGTGGCGTGAAAGCCGTTCGATTGTT is part of the Mesorhizobium terrae genome and harbors:
- a CDS encoding ABC transporter ATP-binding protein — translated: MAGVILSEVKKQFGNVAVIKGVDLEIADGEFCVFVGPSGCGKSTLLRSIAGLEEISSGTMRIGGADMTNVGPSDRGVAMVFQSYALYPHMTVAENVGFGLRMTGHPKAEIERRTARAAAMLQLEPLLQRKPSQLSGGQRQRVAIGRAIVRDPKVFLFDEPLSNLDAALRVQMRTEITKLHQDLGVTMIYVTHDQVEAMTMADQIVVLSAGRIEQAGSPLELYHRPRNMFVAGFIGSPKMNFIKVSAERVGPRLAVDLPGGVALTLDVAGSAAATRPPAVLGVRPEHLTIGGSSSVSLEGKVRLAEYLGSETMFYLTLADGTELTIKADGLMSSKIGSSLKVGIPAAACHLFDDAGEAILNGDLTR